In Streptomyces sp. NBC_00414, a single window of DNA contains:
- a CDS encoding STAS domain-containing protein: MQQFRETVTTIHDASHSNGLSIKDHTRNGVRVLTVRGEIDDDVCPQLSTALHIEPGTQPPRIIADLSGVTFMDSTGINAFVTAYHAVTTAGGWLRIAAPSPPVEHVLHLVGLDTLIDCHPTLEHALTA, from the coding sequence GTGCAACAGTTTAGAGAGACGGTGACCACCATCCACGACGCCAGCCACAGCAACGGGCTCTCCATCAAAGACCACACCCGGAACGGCGTCCGCGTCCTCACCGTCCGAGGCGAGATCGACGACGACGTCTGCCCCCAGCTCAGCACGGCCCTGCACATCGAACCCGGCACCCAGCCGCCGCGCATCATCGCCGACCTCAGCGGCGTCACCTTCATGGACTCCACCGGCATCAACGCCTTCGTCACCGCCTACCACGCGGTGACCACCGCCGGAGGATGGCTGCGCATCGCCGCCCCCTCGCCCCCCGTCGAACATGTCCTGCACCTGGTCGGCCTCGACACCCTCATCGACTGCCACCCCACCCTCGAACACGCCCTCACCGCCTGA
- a CDS encoding IS110 family transposase produces the protein MIETGDIDVFLGLDVGKGEHHATAVTPAGKKAFDKRLPNTEPKLRELFAKLQAKHGTVLVVVDQPASIGALPLAVARDMGCPVGYLPGLTMRRIADLYPGEAKTDAKDAFIIADAARAMPHTLRAIDGEDETIAELEMIVGFDDDLAGEATRVANRLHSLLTQIHPSLERVLGPRLQHPAVLALLERFGSPAQIRKAGRRRLVTLLRPKAPRMAERLVEDIFTALDEQTVTVPGTEAAALIVPSLAGSLTAVLDQRKLLAGRIEELLEAHPLSKVLMSMPGVGVRTGARILIEVGDGSTFPTAGHLAAYAGLAPATRSSGSSIRGEQPSRRGNKQLKRAFFLSAFAALADPASRIYYDRKIAQGKHHTQALLCLARRRADVLFAMLRDGTFYEPRPAAAG, from the coding sequence GTGATCGAGACCGGCGACATCGACGTCTTCCTCGGCCTGGACGTCGGCAAGGGCGAACACCACGCCACCGCCGTCACACCGGCCGGCAAGAAGGCCTTCGACAAACGCCTGCCCAACACCGAACCCAAGCTCCGCGAGCTCTTCGCCAAACTGCAGGCCAAGCACGGAACGGTGCTGGTCGTGGTCGACCAGCCGGCCTCGATCGGGGCCCTGCCGCTGGCGGTCGCGCGGGACATGGGCTGCCCGGTGGGCTATCTGCCCGGCCTGACGATGCGGCGGATCGCCGACCTCTACCCGGGCGAGGCGAAGACGGACGCGAAGGACGCGTTCATCATCGCGGACGCGGCCCGCGCGATGCCGCACACGCTGCGGGCGATTGACGGCGAGGACGAGACGATCGCCGAGCTGGAGATGATCGTCGGGTTCGACGACGACCTGGCCGGAGAGGCCACCAGGGTCGCGAACCGCCTCCACAGCCTGTTGACCCAGATCCACCCGTCGCTGGAGCGGGTGCTGGGTCCGCGGTTGCAGCATCCGGCGGTGCTGGCCCTGCTGGAGCGGTTCGGTTCACCGGCCCAGATCCGCAAGGCCGGACGGCGCCGCCTGGTCACGCTGTTACGGCCGAAGGCCCCAAGGATGGCCGAGCGGCTGGTCGAGGACATCTTCACCGCCCTGGACGAGCAGACCGTCACCGTTCCGGGCACCGAGGCCGCCGCACTGATCGTCCCGAGCCTTGCAGGATCCCTGACCGCAGTCCTTGACCAGCGCAAACTCCTGGCCGGGCGGATCGAGGAACTCCTGGAGGCCCACCCTCTTTCGAAGGTCCTGATGTCGATGCCGGGAGTCGGTGTCAGGACCGGGGCCAGGATTCTGATCGAGGTCGGAGACGGCAGCACCTTCCCGACCGCCGGCCACCTCGCCGCCTATGCCGGACTCGCCCCGGCAACCCGCAGCTCGGGTTCATCGATCCGTGGCGAACAGCCCTCCCGACGGGGAAACAAGCAGCTCAAACGGGCCTTCTTCCTCTCCGCGTTCGCCGCCCTGGCCGACCCCGCGTCCCGGATCTACTACGACAGGAAGATCGCCCAGGGCAAGCACCACACCCAGGCCCTGCTCTGCCTCGCCCGACGCCGGGCCGACGTCCTCTTCGCCATGCTCCGCGACGGCACCTTCTACGAACCCCGGCCAGCCGCAGCCGGCTGA
- a CDS encoding ATP-binding protein, producing the protein MEFQFQGDSGDDSGGRAPPGSRLIRAGYVLDGEDGSIARARHHALAFLERAVTDHRLVVPARARDLTQLVVSELVTNALKYAPGPVLMKLGITVERVEVSVWDSAPVVPVARTADPDRIGQHGLEIVKAVSEDLAVRQEPVGKRVTARITLPDPLVHAGAGG; encoded by the coding sequence TTGGAGTTTCAGTTTCAGGGCGACAGCGGCGACGACAGCGGTGGCCGTGCGCCGCCCGGATCCCGTCTTATACGGGCTGGTTATGTCCTGGACGGGGAGGACGGCTCCATTGCCCGGGCCCGCCACCATGCTCTGGCCTTCCTTGAGCGGGCGGTCACCGATCATCGTCTGGTGGTGCCGGCGCGCGCGAGGGATCTTACCCAGCTTGTTGTGAGCGAGCTGGTCACCAACGCCCTCAAGTACGCGCCGGGGCCGGTGCTGATGAAGCTGGGTATCACGGTGGAGCGGGTGGAGGTGAGCGTGTGGGACAGTGCGCCGGTGGTGCCGGTGGCCCGCACGGCTGATCCGGACCGGATCGGCCAGCACGGCCTGGAAATTGTCAAGGCCGTGAGCGAGGACCTGGCGGTGCGGCAGGAGCCGGTCGGCAAACGCGTCACCGCCCGCATCACCCTGCCCGACCCCCTCGTCCACGCCGGGGCAGGCGGCTGA
- a CDS encoding GAF domain-containing protein, with protein sequence MDVRQDTAAWKHVVEVAGAAGRPVALPSAVAACVEDMGADGLGVSLIASGQIRTVAHAADERSYRLEDAQLVAGEGPCTAAYLQRRIVEADVQPAGGPWPVFMRTAAELGIHTVVAVPLLVGDGVPVGAMDIYHTTPFPLGTADRARLTAYGRILALLALDAHPTLIGWEQAAPETGPAGYPPVVHQAAGAAAEAGNVPVAEALARMRAHAFSHQQLLDDVARSILAGRLRLEEDRDTPPG encoded by the coding sequence ATGGATGTGCGGCAGGACACTGCGGCGTGGAAGCATGTCGTTGAGGTGGCGGGGGCTGCCGGCCGGCCGGTGGCGTTGCCGTCCGCCGTGGCGGCGTGCGTGGAGGATATGGGTGCGGACGGTCTGGGCGTCAGCCTGATCGCCTCAGGTCAGATCAGGACCGTGGCCCATGCCGCTGACGAGCGCAGCTACCGGCTGGAGGACGCACAGCTGGTGGCGGGGGAAGGCCCGTGCACCGCAGCCTATCTGCAGCGCCGGATCGTCGAAGCGGACGTCCAGCCTGCCGGCGGGCCATGGCCCGTGTTCATGCGGACGGCCGCTGAACTCGGCATCCACACGGTGGTGGCCGTGCCGCTGCTGGTCGGTGACGGTGTCCCGGTCGGCGCCATGGACATCTACCACACCACCCCCTTCCCACTCGGTACGGCGGACCGGGCCAGGCTCACGGCGTACGGCCGGATCCTGGCCCTGCTGGCCCTGGACGCCCACCCCACGCTGATCGGCTGGGAACAGGCAGCCCCGGAAACGGGCCCGGCGGGCTATCCGCCCGTCGTGCACCAGGCAGCCGGCGCCGCCGCAGAAGCCGGCAACGTCCCCGTCGCTGAAGCTCTGGCCCGCATGCGCGCCCACGCCTTCAGCCACCAGCAACTCCTCGATGACGTCGCCCGCAGCATCCTCGCGGGGCGGCTCCGCCTGGAGGAAGACCGCGACACGCCCCCCGGCTAA
- a CDS encoding IS110 family transposase, which translates to MTMLAERVDGVIGVDTHRDTLAAAAVSPIGAVLATTDSPANARGYRRLLDFARRHVPGRRCWALEGVGSFGAGLAAFLDQAGEEVVEVLRPKRTPDRGGRKTDMIDAIRGAKDALAAEHLIQPRVRGEREALRVLLVTRQGAVLASTAAINQLKNLIVSAPDDLRAELRKLKRPAQISRCAQLRDRPAQCIERRMTVRALRSTAQRIKALQTEAKELEDEILGVVQQLAPELLALLGVGPITAAQVLVSWSHPGRFRSEAAFAAFAGVAPIPASSGLTNRHRINRSGDRQLNRALHTITLIRMRLDPATKTYVARRAAEGKTSRDAQRCLKRTICRQIFKLLEHPNRRTPGHLEDLPLTA; encoded by the coding sequence ATGACCATGCTTGCAGAGCGAGTCGACGGCGTCATCGGCGTCGACACTCACCGAGACACCCTCGCTGCGGCAGCCGTCAGCCCCATCGGGGCTGTCCTGGCCACCACGGATTCGCCTGCCAACGCCCGCGGATACCGCCGCCTGCTCGACTTCGCACGTAGGCACGTCCCCGGCCGCCGCTGCTGGGCACTGGAAGGAGTGGGTAGTTTCGGCGCCGGCCTGGCCGCATTCCTGGATCAGGCCGGTGAAGAGGTCGTCGAGGTCCTGCGCCCCAAGCGGACACCCGACCGCGGCGGACGCAAGACCGACATGATCGATGCCATCCGCGGGGCGAAGGACGCGCTCGCCGCCGAACACCTCATCCAGCCCCGCGTCCGAGGTGAACGCGAAGCTTTACGCGTGCTGTTGGTGACCCGCCAGGGGGCAGTCCTTGCTTCCACCGCCGCGATCAACCAGCTCAAGAACCTGATTGTGTCCGCGCCGGATGACCTCCGTGCTGAACTGCGCAAACTCAAGCGCCCTGCCCAGATCAGCCGTTGTGCTCAACTCCGGGATCGCCCGGCGCAGTGCATCGAGCGCCGTATGACGGTACGGGCTCTGCGCTCGACTGCCCAGCGCATCAAAGCTCTCCAAACTGAGGCCAAGGAACTTGAGGACGAGATCCTCGGAGTCGTGCAGCAATTGGCCCCCGAGCTGCTTGCTCTTCTGGGAGTCGGGCCCATCACGGCCGCTCAGGTCCTGGTCAGCTGGTCACATCCCGGGCGCTTCCGCTCCGAAGCCGCGTTCGCGGCCTTCGCCGGCGTCGCTCCGATTCCGGCGTCCTCCGGACTGACCAACCGACATCGGATCAACCGCAGCGGTGACCGGCAGCTGAATCGAGCACTGCATACGATCACGCTGATCAGGATGCGGCTGGACCCGGCGACCAAGACCTATGTCGCTCGCCGCGCGGCCGAGGGCAAGACCTCCCGGGACGCGCAACGGTGTCTCAAGCGGACCATCTGCCGCCAGATCTTCAAGCTGCTCGAACACCCGAACCGGAGGACGCCCGGACACCTTGAAGATCTTCCCTTAACTGCTTGA
- a CDS encoding ANTAR domain-containing protein, whose protein sequence is MVDVSVALARILRDLPDGNRSGLLGGDPARCADVLGVDGIAVSLATDGAAMELVWSTPDRSAALDEVQCTVGEGPVFDAYRHRTLVAIPDLQRADTRRWPAFLPEAQRLGVQALFCFPLHLGAVCLGVFTAQRAVPGPLDPDQMNDALIVAAAVTAAVIRHGGQRASFARAEPHTALHRAAVHQATGMISVQAGVPLPVAMAILRAHAYRTERPLLATAEDVVARRLHFRDNRDGTSAPSGNRD, encoded by the coding sequence GTGGTGGATGTGAGCGTGGCCCTGGCCCGCATTCTGCGTGATCTTCCGGATGGGAACCGGTCCGGTCTTTTGGGTGGTGACCCGGCGCGGTGTGCGGATGTGCTGGGCGTGGACGGGATCGCGGTGTCGCTGGCAACCGATGGGGCTGCCATGGAGCTGGTGTGGTCGACCCCGGACCGCAGTGCCGCGCTGGACGAGGTGCAGTGCACGGTGGGTGAAGGGCCGGTATTCGATGCCTACCGTCACCGCACTCTGGTCGCCATTCCGGATCTGCAGCGTGCCGATACCCGCCGGTGGCCGGCCTTCCTGCCGGAAGCCCAACGGCTCGGCGTGCAGGCGCTGTTCTGTTTTCCCCTGCACCTGGGGGCTGTCTGTCTGGGCGTGTTCACCGCGCAGCGTGCCGTCCCCGGCCCGCTGGATCCTGACCAGATGAACGATGCGCTCATCGTGGCGGCTGCCGTCACCGCGGCAGTGATCCGCCACGGCGGGCAGCGGGCCTCCTTCGCCCGGGCGGAGCCGCACACCGCGCTGCATCGTGCCGCCGTGCACCAGGCCACCGGCATGATCAGCGTGCAGGCCGGTGTCCCGCTGCCCGTGGCCATGGCCATCCTGCGCGCGCACGCCTACCGCACCGAACGACCACTGCTCGCAACAGCCGAGGACGTGGTCGCCCGGCGGCTGCATTTCCGGGACAATCGTGACGGGACGTCCGCCCCGTCCGGGAACAGGGACTGA
- a CDS encoding GAF and ANTAR domain-containing protein, whose product MMTHQQRVLDVLVEAVDTLTDDFDLIEFLHRLSTRCVELLDVDAAGVMVVDQHGEFQLVAASDEKTRLLELFALQHDQGPCVRCYQSGQAQLNISLTPSAATLGFDPFAARARAAGFTVTHALPMKLRHQVIGAVNLFGSRLRRLSDTDIQVGQAVADVATIAILQQRSIEHSHLEKAQLQAALTSRVVIEQAKGILAERHNLSMDDTFDTMRAYARPRHLLLTDLARQIIDDTFDGDITPNGSPDRP is encoded by the coding sequence ATGATGACGCATCAGCAACGTGTACTGGATGTCCTGGTGGAGGCGGTGGACACGCTCACCGATGACTTCGATCTCATCGAGTTCCTTCACCGCCTGTCCACCCGGTGTGTGGAGCTCCTCGATGTCGACGCGGCCGGGGTGATGGTCGTCGATCAGCACGGCGAATTCCAGCTGGTCGCCGCTTCCGACGAAAAAACCCGCCTGCTGGAGCTGTTCGCTCTCCAGCACGACCAGGGCCCGTGCGTCCGCTGCTACCAAAGTGGCCAGGCGCAGCTGAACATCAGCCTCACCCCCTCCGCCGCGACCCTCGGTTTCGACCCCTTCGCGGCCCGCGCCCGGGCGGCCGGTTTCACGGTGACCCACGCGCTGCCGATGAAACTGCGCCACCAGGTCATCGGAGCCGTCAACCTCTTCGGCTCCCGCCTGCGCCGCCTGAGCGACACGGATATCCAGGTCGGCCAGGCCGTCGCCGACGTCGCCACCATCGCCATCCTCCAGCAGCGCAGCATTGAACACAGTCACCTCGAAAAGGCACAGTTGCAGGCTGCTCTGACCAGCCGTGTCGTCATCGAGCAGGCCAAGGGCATTCTGGCCGAACGGCACAACCTCAGCATGGACGACACCTTCGACACCATGCGCGCCTACGCCCGCCCCCGTCACCTGCTCCTGACCGACCTCGCCCGGCAGATCATCGACGACACCTTCGACGGCGACATCACCCCCAACGGCAGCCCCGACAGGCCGTAA